In a genomic window of Bemisia tabaci chromosome 1, PGI_BMITA_v3:
- the LOC109034567 gene encoding trimethyllysine dioxygenase, mitochondrial isoform X1, producing MTEDSMNMTVKLDGVGESLEFSAVWLRDNCRCKDCYNYATKQRSIDVTLLSPFCFACHYFFENEKLHLTWGDGHKSTFDIAFLRQYSQLEQWPQPFLWKGEEAKSLVTAISLGKFNQLEGQEEVANSILRNGLAIVSGVEPTLSATQNVIERLAPIYHTLFGGMWEVGDSLEHRDTAYTKAAIGPHTDNTYFLYPAGLQVFHCLRHVGEGGETTLVDGFHAAMELKSTDPQSYATLAGTHVEAEYLEPARHHRATGPILRHRAGTTELEQIRFNCYDRSPRLPANANAFYSALRKLAAILRGADNEWKFKLEPGNVVFINNWRVLHGRASFSGTRNMVGAYVSMGEFLSRARVLKLIR from the exons ATGACTGAGGATTCCATGAATATGACAGTAAAGCTCGATGGAGTTGGCGAGTCGCTTGAATTTTCCGCAGTTTGGTTGAGGGACAATTGTAG GTGCAAGGACTGCTATAATTACGCGACGAAACAACGAAGTATTGACGTTACACTTCTTTCTCCATTTTGCTTCGCCTGccattatttctttgaaaatgagaaacTGCATCTTACCT GGGGAGATGGTCACAAATCCACATTCGACATCGCTTTCTTGAGACAGTACAGTCAGTTGGAACAATGGCCACAACCCTTTCTTTGGAAGGGAGAGGAGGCAAAATCATTGGTAACCGCAATCAGTCTTGGAAAATTTAATCAATTAGAGGGTCAAGAGGAGGTGGCAAATTCAATTCTACGGAATGGATTGGCGATAGTGTCAGGC GTTGAACCTACGCTATCCGCGACGCAAAATGTGATCGAAAGGCTAGCGCCGATTTACCATACTCTTTTTGGAGGCATGTGGGAAGTTGGCGACAGTTTAGAGCACCGCGATACTGCGTATACCAAGGCAGCGATTGGACCGCACACAGACAATACTTATTTCCTCTATCCTGCTGG GTTGCAGGTCTTCCACTGCTTGCGTCACGTCGGCGAGGGCGGAGAAACCACCTTGGTCGACGGTTTCCACGCGGCCATGGAACTCAAGTCGACGGATCCGCAAAGCTACGCGACCCTCGCAGGGACCCACGTGGAGGCCGAGTATTTGGAGCCGGCCAGGCACCACCGGGCGACGGGTCCCATCCTCCGACACCGCGCCGGCACCACCGAGCTAGAACAGATCCGCTTCAACTGCTACGATCGGTCGCCGCGACTCCCTGCAAACGCGAACGCCTTCTACTCGGCTCTTCGGAAGCTCGCGGCTATTCTGCGCGGTGCCGACAACGAGTGGAAGTTCAAACTCGAGCCGGGGAACGTGGTGTTCATCAACAACTGGCGTGTGCTCCATGGCCGGGCCTCTTTCTCCGGCACCAGGAATATGGTCGGCGCCTATGTCTCCATGGGCGAGTTTTTATCCAGAGCTAGAGTGTTGAAGCTCATACGATAA
- the LOC109034567 gene encoding uncharacterized protein isoform X2, with protein sequence MTEDSMNMTVKLDGVGESLEFSAVWLRDNCRCKDCYNYATKQRSIDVTLLSPFCFACHYFFENEKLHLTWGDGHKSTFDIAFLRQYSQLEQWPQPFLWKGEEAKSLVTAISLGKFNQLEGQEEVANSILRNGLAIVSGVAGLPLLASRRRGRRNHLGRRFPRGHGTQVDGSAKLRDPRRDPRGGRVFGAGQAPPGDGSHPPTPRRHHRARTDPLQLLRSVAATPCKRERLLLGSSEARGYSARCRQRVEVQTRAGERGVHQQLACAPWPGLFLRHQEYGRRLCLHGRVFIQS encoded by the exons ATGACTGAGGATTCCATGAATATGACAGTAAAGCTCGATGGAGTTGGCGAGTCGCTTGAATTTTCCGCAGTTTGGTTGAGGGACAATTGTAG GTGCAAGGACTGCTATAATTACGCGACGAAACAACGAAGTATTGACGTTACACTTCTTTCTCCATTTTGCTTCGCCTGccattatttctttgaaaatgagaaacTGCATCTTACCT GGGGAGATGGTCACAAATCCACATTCGACATCGCTTTCTTGAGACAGTACAGTCAGTTGGAACAATGGCCACAACCCTTTCTTTGGAAGGGAGAGGAGGCAAAATCATTGGTAACCGCAATCAGTCTTGGAAAATTTAATCAATTAGAGGGTCAAGAGGAGGTGGCAAATTCAATTCTACGGAATGGATTGGCGATAGTGTCAGGC GTTGCAGGTCTTCCACTGCTTGCGTCACGTCGGCGAGGGCGGAGAAACCACCTTGGTCGACGGTTTCCACGCGGCCATGGAACTCAAGTCGACGGATCCGCAAAGCTACGCGACCCTCGCAGGGACCCACGTGGAGGCCGAGTATTTGGAGCCGGCCAGGCACCACCGGGCGACGGGTCCCATCCTCCGACACCGCGCCGGCACCACCGAGCTAGAACAGATCCGCTTCAACTGCTACGATCGGTCGCCGCGACTCCCTGCAAACGCGAACGCCTTCTACTCGGCTCTTCGGAAGCTCGCGGCTATTCTGCGCGGTGCCGACAACGAGTGGAAGTTCAAACTCGAGCCGGGGAACGTGGTGTTCATCAACAACTGGCGTGTGCTCCATGGCCGGGCCTCTTTCTCCGGCACCAGGAATATGGTCGGCGCCTATGTCTCCATGGGCGAGTTTTTATCCAGAGCTAG
- the LOC140225859 gene encoding tigger transposable element-derived protein 6-like, translating into MEADSRKRRRDLTTAEKKQILQDYDKLLNKNQRDAAQKLQIPQSTLCKLVKNRYEIEKKPVEKNEGSARKRVRHGKNVQVEQALKEWFVQVREKDARVNGPIMRQKAESLAKRLGIEGFVATDGWFNRWLKREGIEFKKPHGEARDADSTAAGNFLTEEWPRILSEYAPSDVYNADETALYFRALPEHTYVLKNETAKGSKSCKDRITILCCVSMTGEKKRLLVIGKSKMPRCLKNVKKLPADYTSSAKAWMTKDLFSKWLTDWDESLDRNILLLIDNCTAHNVGALPLKHIKVQFLPANTTSLIQPCDQGIIKAFKSYYRHEMRERIIDELDGDLAEFSSAAIAKKTDLLDSIHQIREAWDKTSEKTIRNCFRKAGFCKTPIEIDAPSVPTTDDFEELFALEETEKICSVPTEEDICVQILQKHEEEEQISDTDEKEPPLPPPSNREMRNALATLRRGVQSLAENFEVQYQYESFVNALLRDNTKQATIDSFFK; encoded by the coding sequence ATGGAGGCGGACTCAAGGAAACGTCGAAGAGACTTAACCACGgcagaaaagaaacaaattctACAGGATTACGACaaacttttgaataaaaatcaGCGGGATGCTGCGCAGAAGTTACAAATACCGCAGTCTACTTTGTGTAAACTCGTAAAGAATCGGTATGAAATCGAGAAGAAGCcggtggaaaaaaatgaaggaagtgcGCGTAAACGTGTGCGGCACGGTAAAAATGTGCAAGTTGAACAAGCATTAAAAGAGTGGTTTGTGCAAGTGCGCGAGAAAGATGCTCGTGTAAACGGTCCTATCATGCGCCAAAAAGCCGAGTCTTTAGCTAAAAGACTGGGAATTGAAGGTTTTGTCGCAACGGATGGTTGGTTTAATCGTTGGTTGAAGAGAGAAGGCATTGAGTTTAAAAAACCGCACGGGGAGGCACGTGACGCAGACTCTACTGCAGCGGGAAATTTTTTGACTGAGGAGTGGCCCAGAATATTGTCTGAGTACGCACCAAGTGATGTTTATAATGCAGATGAAACTGCGCTCTATTTCAGAGCTTTACCGGAGCATACGTAcgtgttaaaaaatgaaacagcaaAAGGAAGCAAATCATGCAAAGACAGAATAACGATTCTTTGTTGCGTTAGCATGACCGGTGAAAAGAAGCGTCTGCTAGTGATCGGTAAAAGCAAAATGCCACGTTGTTTAAAAAACGTCAAGAAATTGCCAGCTGATTACACCTCCTCTGCTAAGGCTTGGATGACTAAAGATCTGTTTAGTAAGTGGTTAACTGATTGGGATGAATCCTTAGACCGAAACATACTCCTGCTTATCGATAACTGCACAGCACACAATGTTGGAGCCCTTCCTCTGAAACAcataaaagttcaatttttacccGCGAACACCACATCCCTGATACAGCCTTGCGATCAGGGAATTATCAAAGCTTTCAAGTCTTACTATAGACACGAAATGCGCGAAAGAATAATAGACGAATTAGACGGAGATCTTGCGGAGTTTTCATCTGCTGCAATAGCAAAAAAAACCGATCTTCTAGATTCTATTCACCAAATCAGGGAGGCTTGGGATAAAACAAGCGAAAAAACAATTCGTAACTGCTTTAGAAAGGCTGGCTTCTGCAAAACGCCCATTGAAATAGACGCCCCTTCTGTGCCCACAACTGACGACTTTGAAGAACTTTTTGCTCTCGAAGAAACCGAGAAAATTTGTTCAGTGCCTACTGAGGAAGATATATGCGTCCAAATTCTCCAAAAACATGAGGAGGAGGAGCAGATCTCAGACACCGATGAAAAAGAGCCTCCACTACCACCACCATCTAACAGAGAAATGCGCAATGCTTTGGCCACTTTAAGACGCGGCGTTCAATCGTTGGCTGAAAACTTCGAAGTTCAGTATCAGTATGAATCATTCGTGAATGCTTTGTTACGAGACAATACAAAACAAGCTACTATTGACTCTTTCTTTAAATGA